The Pseudomonas aeruginosa genome includes the window TTGCCTTCTGCCGGGCCAGCGCAGCGCCGGCGGAGTCTCCCTGCTTCTCCCGCGCCTGGGCGATCAGTTCCCAGAGCCCGGCCTGCAAGGCCGGCCGGCCATTGGCGTAGCTCAAGCCACGGCGCGCGACCTGCTCGGCCTGGGCCGCATCGCCCTGGGCCAGGCGCACCTGGGCCAGGCGATAGAGCACCTGCGGCTCGCGCGGAGCGATGCGCTGGGCTCGCTCGAGGCTGGCGGCGGCGCTGTTCAGGTCGCCGCTGCCCTGCTGTTGCTGGGCGGTTGTGAGCATCGCCAGGACCGGCCCGTCCAACTGCTCGTCGGCCGCCAGGCTGCCGGCCGAGCCGGAGGCCGGAATGCCGGTGGGCGCGGAACGACTGGCGCCGCTGGGCGGCATGTTGTAGCTGCCACCCAGCGGTGGCGTGGAGGCGCTGCTGGGCGGAGCCTGGTACTGGGTGCCGGTGCCGAGCGGAGCGCTGCTGATCGGCGCGGCGCCGGACTGCGCCGGGAAAGTCTGGATCGGTGCGGAATTGGCGCCCTGCGGCACCATCACCACCACACCGGAGTCGCCGCCCTGGGGAATGCCCTGGGTGGCGGCGCCTTGCTGGGTACGCGGTACCTGGGTACGGGTGATGCGGAAACCGCCGCTTTCCTGGTTGGACACCGGAGTACCGGAATCCACCACCGGGATCGCCCCGTGCTGCGGGCTGGCGCAGCCCGCGAGCACGGCACTGCCGGCAAGCGCGGCGAATACGAAAATCTTCTTCACGTCAGGTCCTCTCGGATCAATTCAGCCAGCCACGTACCCAGTCCATCACCTCGCCGGCGGGGTTCTGGCTCCCGCAGCCTGGGCCCTGGGCGGGCTCGCTGCCACGAATATAGGGCATCTGTACGGCATTCGGGCAATCCGCCGCCGAGCCCTGCCCGGTCTGCGCGTCGACCCAGGCCATCACCACGTTCTCCGGCATCGGCATTTCCAGCGATTGCGGATGCGCCTTGCGCATGAAGCTGGCCCACACCTGCAAGGCACCGGTGGCGCCGGTAAGCGGCGTCTTGCCGTTGTCGTCGCGACCGAGCCAGACCACAGCCTGGAGGTCGCCGCCGAAACCGGAGAACCAGCTATCGCGCGAGTCGTTGCTGGTGCCGGTCTTGCCGGCGAGGGTCAGCGACGACGGCAATTGACTGTACACCGAACGCCCGGTGCCTTCGCGCATGACCCGCTGCATGGCGTTCTGCACCAGGTAGACGGCGCCCGAGTCGAAGCGCTGTTCGACCTGGAACGGATAGCGCTTGAGCGGCTGGCCGTCGGCAGTGAGGACGCTGCGGATCCCCCGCAACGGCGTGTTGAAGCCGCCGCTGGCGATGGTCTGGTACATGGTGGCGACCTCCATCGGACTGAGCGAACCGGCGCCCAGCAGCATCGACGGATAGGCCGGCCAGTCACGGTTGATACCCAGCCGGGCGACGGTCTGCAGCACGTTGGGCACACCGACGTCGAGGCCGAGCTTGGCGGTGGACAGGTTGTAGGAGTTTGCCAGGCCCTGGTACAGGAAGATCGTGCCATGCGAGCGCCGGTCGTAGTTCTGCGGTCGCCAGACCTGGCCGTCCTGGCCTTTCACCGCGAAGGGCTCGTCCTGCACCCAGGTGGTCAGGGTGTACTTGCTCGGCCGCTCGAGAGCGGTCAGGTAGACCGCCGGCTTGATCAGCGAACCGATCGGCCGCACCGCGTCCAGGGCCCGGTTGAAGCCGGCGAAGCGCGGGTCGCGACTGCCGATCAGGGCCTGGATCTCGCCGGTTTCCGGATTGGTCACGACCATCGCCGCCTCGACCTGGTCGACTCCCTTGCGCCCACTGAGGCGCTTGAGCGTTTCGTTGACGGAGGTCTCGGCCTTCTCCTGCAGGATCGGATCGAAGCTGGTGAAGATGCGCAGCCCTTCCTCGGTCAGGTCCTCGTCGCGGTAGTCCTGGCGCAACTGGCGCTTGACCAGGTCGAGGAAGGCCGGATAGGAGCTGTCGGCCATGCTGCCCTGCCGGGTCACGCCGAGCGGGCGCTGCTTGGCGGCGTCGACTTCCTGCTGGGTCGCCACGCCCTGCTCGGCGAGCACGTCGAGCACCAGGTTGCGCCGCGCCAGCGCACGATCCGGGTAACGCCGCGGGTTGAAGTAGGACGGTCCCTTGACCATGCCGACCAGCAGCGCCACCTGGTCGAGCTTGAGCTCGGCCAGCGGCTGGCTGAAGAAATACTGGCTGGCCAGGCCGAAGCCATGGATCGCTCGTTGCCCATCCTGGCCGAGGAACACCTCGTTGAGATAGGACTCGAGGATGTCGCGCTTGTCGTAGTGCAGCTCCAGCAGCACCGCCATCATCGCTTCGTTGATCTTGCGGCTCAGGCTGCGTTCGTTGCTCAGGAAGAAGTTCTTCACCAACTGCTGGGTCAGGGTGCTGCCGCCCTGGCGCAACTGGCCGGCCGTGGTGTTGACCCACACCGCCCGCGCCACGGACTTCAGCGACACACCATGGTGGTTCCAGAAGTCGCGATCCTCGACCGCGACCAGGGTGTCGATCAGGTAGGTCGGCACCTGGTCGAGCTTGACCAGGATGCGATCCTCATGGTGCGCCGGATACAAGCCGCCGATCAGCAGCGGCTCAAGGCGCGCCACCGCCAGTTCCTTGCCGTTGGCCTGGCTCAGCCCGCTGACGTAGTTGCCGTTGAAGCGCACGCGCACGCGCTGGGCCGGTTCCGCGCCTTCGTAGAACTGGAAGCCACGGGTATTGAGTTCGACCGCGCTGGCCGCCACCGATACGGTTCCAGGGCCGCTCACGCTGGGCTCGCGACGGTAGCCGAGGGCGTCGAGTTCGCGCAGGAAGTCTTCCCTGCTCAGCTTCAGGCCGTTGAACAGCTCCAGCGGGCGGGCATAGACCTTCGCCGGGATGGTCCAGCGCCGGCCGGAGAATTTCTCCTGCACCACCGCATCGAGATAGATGGCGAAGCCGGCGAGGAGCACCAGGCCGACGAGGCCGAGCTTGAGAGCCCAGCTGAGCCATTTGTTCAGGCCGGGTGCCGGGCGTGCTTTGCTGTTACGGGAACGGGGGGATCGGGGACGCGTCATGGCGGCGCATTATACGTACTTTATCCACAGCGGACAGACACCGCATCGGCGGCATCCACGGTCTGCGCGGCCCCGGTGGATAGACGCGGCGGCAGCGCGGCGCATTCGACCGGCGATCCGGCAAATGGTTGCTATCCGCCAGCGAGGTTTGCACTGTCACCCCTTCCCGCCATAATGCGGGTTTTCGCATATTTCAGAGGCAAGGATATCCCGTGAGCCAGACCCTGATCGCCGCCCTGCAGAACCCGGCCCTCTACCCCCACCCGGTGGAGCGCTTCGAGGTCATCGAGACGCACATCTCCTGGGTCCTGTTGACCGGTCCCTACGCCTACAAGATCAAGAAGCCGATGGATTTCGGCTTTCTCGATTTCACCAGCCTGGACAAGCGCCGCTTCTATTGCAACGAAGAGCTGCGCCTGAACCAGCGCCTCACCGACGATCTCTACCTGGAGGTCCTGCCGATCACCGGCAGCGAAGAGGCGCCGCGGATCGGCGGCGACGGCGAGGCAATCGAATACCTGCTGAAGATGCGCCAGTTCCCGCAGGACAACCTGCTGGCGGCAATCCAGGGCCGCGGCGAACTGTCCAACCAGCATATCGACGAACTGGCCGAGCAGATCGCGCACTTCCACCAGAACACTCCGAAGGTGCCGCTGGAGCACCCGCTGGGCACCGCCGAGTCCTGCATGGCGCCGGTGCGGCAGAATTTCGAGCAGGTTCGCCCGCTGCTCAAGGACAAGGCCGACCTGCAACAGCTGGATGCCCTCGAAGCCTGGGCGGAAAGCAGCTTCGAACGCCTGCTGCCGGTGCTCCAGGAGCGCAAGGCGAAGGGCTTCATCCGCGAATGCCACGGCGACATCCACCTGGGCAACGCCGCGCTGATCGACGGCAGGGTAGTGCTGTTCGACTGCATCGAATTCAACGAACCGTTCCGCTTCACCGATGTCTGCGCCGACTTCGCCTTCCTCGCGATGGACCTGGAAGATCGCGGCCTGAAGTGCCACGCTCGACGCTTCGTCAGCCTCTATCTGGAACACACCGGCGACTACCAGGCCCTGGAACTGCTGAACTTCTACAAGGCCTACCGCGCCATGGTCCGCGCCAAGGTCGCGCTGTTCAGCCTCGGCTACCAGACCGATGCCGTGCAGCGCGCCGCGACCCTGCGCCAGTACCGCAACTACGCCAACCTGGCGGAAAGCTACAGCGCCATTCCCTCGCGCTTCCTGGCGGTCACCCATGGTGTCTCCGCGGTCGGCAAGAGCCAGGTGGCCATGCGTCTGGTGGAGGCTCTGGGCGCCGTGCGCCTGCGCTCGGATATCGAACGCAAGCGTCTGTTCGGCGAGCAGCCGGAACACGACAGGGGCCAGTTCGCCGCCGGCATCTATAGCAGCCAGGCCAGCGAAGCGACCTATGCGCACCTTCACCAGTTGGCCGCGAAGATCCTCCAGGCCGGCTATCCGGTGGTGATCGATGCCGCCTACCTGAAGCAGAATCAGCGCCAGGCCGCTTGCCACATCGCGGAAGAAACCGGCGTGCCGTTCCTGATCCTCGACTGCCAGGCGCCCGAAGCGGTGATCGCCGGCTGGCTTGCGCAACGCCAGGCGGAAGGCAAGGATCCGTCCGACGCGACTCTCGACGTGATCCGCACCCAGCAGGCTACCCGCGAGCCGCTGACAGCGGCGGAGACGGTCCAGAGCAAGCGCGTAGACACCCACGACGCGGCCAGCCTCGACGGGCTGGTCGACGGCATTCGCCAGCGCCTGCCCGGTCTCTGAACGAACTGCCATGGCGCCCGCCCCTCCAGGGCGGGCGCCGTGCCGCTGCTCTTCTATACTCACGGCGAGCCTTCTGCACAGGACGCCGCCCATGAACTCGCCCCGTCAGCTCGACTCGCCGCTCTACCAACTGCTCCACGCCGAAGACATCGAAGGCTTCAACCGACAGAAGCCGGCCGACGGCTGGATCGACCTGGCCGGCGGCGACTTCCGCGGCCTCGACCTGCGTCTGCTGGATGCCGCCCGCGTCGACTTCAGCGATGCCTATTTCCGCGGCGCCGACCTGCGCGGCGTGGATCTGCGCGAGGCGCGCCTGGAGGGCGCCAGCCTGGCCCATGCGCAGATATCCGGTACGTATTTCCCGTTGCGCCTGGCGCCGGACGAGATCCGCATGTCGGTGAACTTCGGCACCCGCCTGCGCTACCTGCCGGAGCCCTGAGAAGCGGAAGGACCACGCCAGGCCACGTTTTGCCGGGAGGCCGCTACACTTCTGGCAGGTACCCGGCCGGCTGAGGATCGGTCCCGGACCGCCTACGCCGGATCGTAAGGGCGAAGGCCGCTCGCGTCGGCCATCTCGCTCCATCGCGCCGGCCCTGTCGGCTCCGGACCGGTTCCAGGCAGTTCCGCGCCATCACGCTTCTGAGCGGCATCGCAAGGACCGACGATGAACGACGAACTGCTGAACCTGAAAAACCTCGGGAAAACCTCGACCCAATGGTTGCATGCCGTGGGTATCCACAGCGCCACCGATCTGCGTCGGCTCGGCTCGGTGGGAGCCTATCGCGCGGTCCGCGCGCGCGGCTTCCGAGCCTCGAAAGTCTTGCTCTATGCCATCGAAGGCGCACTCCTCGACGTTCACTGGAACGAGCTGTCCCCAGACCACAAGGCCGCACTGCTCGGCGAGCTGGAGACTTTCCCCGTGCGAAACAAGAGCTAGCTCACACCTGCCACGGGAAGATATTTACTCCCCCCGGGCGCCCACCTATCGTCTCGTGGACGTTCGTACCTCCTCTCCCGAC containing:
- the lpoP gene encoding penicillin-binding protein activator LpoP, with the protein product MKKIFVFAALAGSAVLAGCASPQHGAIPVVDSGTPVSNQESGGFRITRTQVPRTQQGAATQGIPQGGDSGVVVMVPQGANSAPIQTFPAQSGAAPISSAPLGTGTQYQAPPSSASTPPLGGSYNMPPSGASRSAPTGIPASGSAGSLAADEQLDGPVLAMLTTAQQQQGSGDLNSAAASLERAQRIAPREPQVLYRLAQVRLAQGDAAQAEQVARRGLSYANGRPALQAGLWELIAQAREKQGDSAGAALARQKAKVSS
- the mrcB gene encoding penicillin-binding protein 1B — encoded protein: MTRPRSPRSRNSKARPAPGLNKWLSWALKLGLVGLVLLAGFAIYLDAVVQEKFSGRRWTIPAKVYARPLELFNGLKLSREDFLRELDALGYRREPSVSGPGTVSVAASAVELNTRGFQFYEGAEPAQRVRVRFNGNYVSGLSQANGKELAVARLEPLLIGGLYPAHHEDRILVKLDQVPTYLIDTLVAVEDRDFWNHHGVSLKSVARAVWVNTTAGQLRQGGSTLTQQLVKNFFLSNERSLSRKINEAMMAVLLELHYDKRDILESYLNEVFLGQDGQRAIHGFGLASQYFFSQPLAELKLDQVALLVGMVKGPSYFNPRRYPDRALARRNLVLDVLAEQGVATQQEVDAAKQRPLGVTRQGSMADSSYPAFLDLVKRQLRQDYRDEDLTEEGLRIFTSFDPILQEKAETSVNETLKRLSGRKGVDQVEAAMVVTNPETGEIQALIGSRDPRFAGFNRALDAVRPIGSLIKPAVYLTALERPSKYTLTTWVQDEPFAVKGQDGQVWRPQNYDRRSHGTIFLYQGLANSYNLSTAKLGLDVGVPNVLQTVARLGINRDWPAYPSMLLGAGSLSPMEVATMYQTIASGGFNTPLRGIRSVLTADGQPLKRYPFQVEQRFDSGAVYLVQNAMQRVMREGTGRSVYSQLPSSLTLAGKTGTSNDSRDSWFSGFGGDLQAVVWLGRDDNGKTPLTGATGALQVWASFMRKAHPQSLEMPMPENVVMAWVDAQTGQGSAADCPNAVQMPYIRGSEPAQGPGCGSQNPAGEVMDWVRGWLN
- a CDS encoding bifunctional aminoglycoside phosphotransferase/ATP-binding protein gives rise to the protein MSQTLIAALQNPALYPHPVERFEVIETHISWVLLTGPYAYKIKKPMDFGFLDFTSLDKRRFYCNEELRLNQRLTDDLYLEVLPITGSEEAPRIGGDGEAIEYLLKMRQFPQDNLLAAIQGRGELSNQHIDELAEQIAHFHQNTPKVPLEHPLGTAESCMAPVRQNFEQVRPLLKDKADLQQLDALEAWAESSFERLLPVLQERKAKGFIRECHGDIHLGNAALIDGRVVLFDCIEFNEPFRFTDVCADFAFLAMDLEDRGLKCHARRFVSLYLEHTGDYQALELLNFYKAYRAMVRAKVALFSLGYQTDAVQRAATLRQYRNYANLAESYSAIPSRFLAVTHGVSAVGKSQVAMRLVEALGAVRLRSDIERKRLFGEQPEHDRGQFAAGIYSSQASEATYAHLHQLAAKILQAGYPVVIDAAYLKQNQRQAACHIAEETGVPFLILDCQAPEAVIAGWLAQRQAEGKDPSDATLDVIRTQQATREPLTAAETVQSKRVDTHDAASLDGLVDGIRQRLPGL
- a CDS encoding pentapeptide repeat-containing protein, encoding MNSPRQLDSPLYQLLHAEDIEGFNRQKPADGWIDLAGGDFRGLDLRLLDAARVDFSDAYFRGADLRGVDLREARLEGASLAHAQISGTYFPLRLAPDEIRMSVNFGTRLRYLPEP
- a CDS encoding TfoX/Sxy family protein is translated as MNDELLNLKNLGKTSTQWLHAVGIHSATDLRRLGSVGAYRAVRARGFRASKVLLYAIEGALLDVHWNELSPDHKAALLGELETFPVRNKS